The genomic segment GATGAGCAGCGCGCCCAGCAGCGCGCCCCAGTTGTTGCCGGCCCCGCCCACGATAACCATGACCCAGACCACGAAGGTGTGGTTGATCGGCTGGTAGCTGGAAGGATCGAAGATCTGGTTGAAGGTGACCAGGATCGCCCCGCCCATGCCGATCAGCACCGAGCCGAGCACGAAGAGCTCGAGCTGGCGCCCGGTGACGTTCTTGCCCATCGAACCGGCGGCGACGTAGTTGTCGCGGATGGCGCGCATCATGCGGCCCCAGGGCCCGCCATAGGCGCGCTGCACCAGGTAGAAGATGACCGCGAAGATCACCACCAGCAGGGCGAAGAAGCCGAAGCGGGCGTAAATGAAGGAATCGGTGATCGAGACGCCATTGGCCTGGTAGTCCTGCGGCAGCGGCACCGGCCAGGGAATGGGCGAAACGGTCTGGGTGCCGCGCGTGAGCCAATCCATGTTCTTGACCAGGGCGCGCAGGATTTCGGAAATCCCGATGGTGGCGATGGCCAGGTAATCGGTGCGCAGGCCCAGGCAGATGCGCCCGATGATATAGGCGATGACAGCCGCCACCACCCCGCCCAGCGCCCAGCCGAGAATGGGGTTGAGCCCCAGCCCGCCCACAAACCCGGCATTGGCCTCGATATAGGCGGCGGCCGGGTCGATCTGGCTGCGATAGATGACGTAGCCGATGAACCAGGCGAGCACGATGACCGCGGTGCGCCAGCCGCCGCGGATGCCGATGCGGTTGACCTGCCGGGCCGCCATGACCAGCGCCACCCCGACGAGGAAGGCAAGGAACGCCCGGCCGAGCAGCATCGGCCCGTCCCCGGTCCAGAACGTCTCGTTGACCGGCACCGAGACCAGCATCACGGCGGTGC from the Youhaiella tibetensis genome contains:
- a CDS encoding branched-chain amino acid ABC transporter permease; its protein translation is MSAASESRWLDLDNPVKRGVILFVGIFVLVLAVGFVQGGANAGLLLSQALAYALIALGLNIQWGYGGLFNFAIMGLMMVGGTAVMLVSVPVNETFWTGDGPMLLGRAFLAFLVGVALVMAARQVNRIGIRGGWRTAVIVLAWFIGYVIYRSQIDPAAAYIEANAGFVGGLGLNPILGWALGGVVAAVIAYIIGRICLGLRTDYLAIATIGISEILRALVKNMDWLTRGTQTVSPIPWPVPLPQDYQANGVSITDSFIYARFGFFALLVVIFAVIFYLVQRAYGGPWGRMMRAIRDNYVAAGSMGKNVTGRQLELFVLGSVLIGMGGAILVTFNQIFDPSSYQPINHTFVVWVMVIVGGAGNNWGALLGALLIYIVWIISDPLAQVIFVNLSNWSQSMGWGAIPEIDSRALQMRVFILGVIITIALRYAPKGLLPEVMRREK